From a single Silene latifolia isolate original U9 population chromosome 6, ASM4854445v1, whole genome shotgun sequence genomic region:
- the LOC141586982 gene encoding ethylene-overproduction protein 1-like, whose amino-acid sequence MQNNILSTMRSLKLIDGCKGTQVYAINATSTATTSGTGGGGGGGVGEKILHHLQDHLRVNSVRSKSGCHHRSHSNLDHRIITTDILLEDPLLPYGLPISDLVEPTIDPYLKHVDLVGTLAEVYRRIDSCPQFDLCLLYVQQSAVFRVVSDPKLFRRSLRSARQHAVDVHSKVVLAAWLRFERREDELTGSTALDCCGRNIECPVGALVSGYDPESAFDLCACRRDQKRVNEDDEEDEDEVEECSTSLSREEFDLAFVVGDEEVSCIRYNIASLSRVFNTLLFGNFVESRRENINFTQNGISVEAVRALELYSRNKKLDCFDPNVVLELLSLADKFCCDDLKSDCDYYLASLVTCKERALALMEYGLEERAYLLVAACLQVFLRELPGSLNDQRVMKFFCSSDASDKLASVGHASFLLYYFLSQTSMEDDMKSNTTVMLLERMVESATEVWQKQLAFHQLGCVMYERKEYKDAQNWFEEAFEAGHVYSLVGVARTKFKRGHKYTAYKIMNSLICDYNPTGWMYQERSLYCVGKEKMADLDKATELDPTLTFPYKYRAVALLEETQIGAAISEINKIIGFKVSPDCLELRAWFSIALEDYEGALRDTRALLTLDPSYLMFHGKLPGEQLVEALRPHVQQWSQADCWMQLYDRWSSVDDIGSLAVVHHMLANDPGKSLLRFRQSLLLLRLNCQKAAMRCLRLARNCSTSDHERLVYEGWILYDTGHREEALAKAEGSISIQRSFEAFFLKAYALADSNLDQESSSYVIQLLEEALRCPSDGLRKGQALNNLGSVYVDCEKLDLAADCYMNALNIKHTRAHQGLARVYHLKNQRKAAYDEMTKLIEKARNNASAYEKRSEYCDRDMAKKDLTMATLLDPLRTYPYRYRAAVLMDDHQEDEAIAELSKAIFFKPDLQLLHLRAAFHDSMGNNSETLRDCEAALCLDPSHIDTLELYSKAREQTDEQRK is encoded by the exons ATGCAGAATAACATATTGTCAACGATGCGAAGTTTGAAACTTATTGACGGTTGTAAAGGTACCCAAGTATACGCCATCAACGCCACCTCCACCGCCACCACGTCAGGCACCGGCGGAGGCGGAGGTGGTGGAGTTGGTGAGAAGATTCTTCACCATCTTCAAGATCACCTCCGAGTCAACTCGGTCCGATCCAAATCGGGTTGCCACCACCGCAGCCATTCTAACCTCGATCATCGAATCATAACTACTGACATTCTTCTCGAAGACCCGCTTCTTCCTTACGGGTTACCCATTTCCGATCTGGTGGAGCCCACTATCGACCCTTATCTTAAACACGTCGATTTGGTGGGGACACTTGCTGAGGTGTATCGCAGGATCGACTCGTGTCCGCAGTTTGATTTGTGTTTACTGTATGTACAGCAGTCCGCGGTGTTTCGGGTTGTGTCCGACCCGAAACTGTTCCGGCGGAGTCTTCGGAGTGCTAGGCAGCATGCGGTTGATGTGCACAGCAAAGTTGTGCTCGCCGCGTGGCTGCGGTTTGAGCGGAGGGAGGATGAGCTTACTGGCTCTACCGCTTTGGATTGTTGCGGCAGGAATATTGAGTGTCCCGTTGGCGCTCTTGTTTCGGGGTATGACCCTGAATCAGCTTTTGATCTTTGTGCTTGTCGCAGGGATCAAAAGCGGGTCAATGAggatgatgaggaggatgaagatgaggtGGAGGAATGTTCCACCTCGTTGTCGCGGGAGGAATTTGATTTGGCATTCGTTGTTGGGGATGAGGAGGTAAGCTGCATTCGCTATAATATTGCTTCGCTTTCTAGGGTGTTTAATACATTGTTGTTTGGTAATTTTGTCGAATCAAGACGAGAGAATATTAATTTCACCCAAAATGGGATTTCTGTCGAGGCTGTTAGAGCCTTGGAATTGTATAGTAGGAACAAAAAGCTGGATTGTTTCGATCCAAATGTTGTATTAGAGCTGCTTTCTTTGGCAGATAAGTTTTGTTGTGATGACTTAAAATCCGATTGTGATTACTATTTGGCATCCTTGGTTACGTGTAAGGAGAGGGCTTTGGCGCTAATGGAGTATGGCTTGGAGGAGAGGGCGTATCTTTTGGTCGCGGCTTGTCTGCAGGTGTTTTTAAGGGAGCTTCCTGGTTCGTTAAACGATCAAAGAGTAATGAAGTTCTTTTGTAGTTCCGATGCTAGTGACAAGTTGGCGTCAGTGGGGCATGCGTCTTTTTTGTTGTACTATTTTCTTAGTCAAACGTCCATGGAGGATGATATGAAATCTAACACCACCGTTATGTTGTTGGAGAGGATGGTGGAATCTGCCACTGAGGTGTGGCAAAAACAacttgcttttcatcaacttggGTGTGTAATGTATGAAAGGAAGGAATATAAGGATGCTCAAAATTGGTTTGAGGAAGCTTTTGAAGCGGGTCATGTTTATTCGCTCGTTGGTGTTGCTAGAACCAAGTTTAAGCGCGGCCATAAGTACACCGCATATAAGATAATGAACTCTTTAATTTGTGATTATAATCCAACCGGCTGGATGTATCAAGAAAGATCACTGTATTGTGTGGGGAAGGAAAAAATGGCTGATCTAGACAAGGCGACTGAATTAGACCCCACGTTAACTTTTCCCTACAAGTATAGAGCAGTTGCATTGCTTGAAGAAACTCAGATTGGAGCTGCCATATCCGAAATAAACAAAATTATTGGTTTTAAGGTCTCTCCTGATTGTCTTGAGTTGCGAGCTTGGTTTTCTATTGCTCTGGAAGATTACGAAGGAGCTTTGAGAGATACACGGGCACTTTTGACCTTGGATCCGAGTTATTTGATGTTCCATGGGAAATTGCCTGGGGAGCAGCTAGTGGAGGCTCTACGCCCTCATGTCCAGCAATGGAGTCAGGCCGATTGTTGGATGCAATTATATGATCGATGGTCATCTGTTGATGATATTGGATCTTTAGCTGTTGTGCACCACATGCTGGCAAATGATCCTGGGAAGAGTCTCCTTAGGTTTAGGCAATCCCTTCTTCTCCTGCG GCTAAATTGTCAGAAGGCGGCAATGCGTTGTCTACGATTGGCTCGAAATTGTTCCACTTCTGATCATGAAAGGCTAGTCTATGAAGGGTGGATCTTGTACGACACTGGTCACCGAGAAGAAGCTTTAGCAAAGGCGGAGGGGTCAATTTCCATCCAAAGATCATTTGAAGCATTTTTCTTGAAAGCTTATGCTCTGGCAGATTCTAATCTTGATCAGGAGTCTTCATCCTATGTCATCCAACTTCTGGAGGAAGCTCTTAGATGCCCTTCAGATGGCTTGCGTAAAGGACAA GCCTTAAATAATCTCGGAAGTGTTTATGTAGACTGTGAAAAGCTGGATCTTGCTGCCGATTGCTACATGAATGCTCTAAATATTAAACACACTAGAGCTCATCAAGGCCTAGCAAGGGTATATCATCTCAAAAATCAGCGCAAGGCTGCATATGACGAGATGACAAAGTTGATAGAAAAAGCCAGGAACAATGCATCGGCCTACGAAAAAAGGTCCGAGTATTGTGATCGTGACATGGCAAAGAAAGATCTCACCATGGCAACACTCCTTGATCCCCTGAGGACATACCCATATAGATACAGAGCAGCTG TACTAATGGATGACCACCAAGAAGATGAAGCCATTGCCGAGCTTTCAAAGGCCATTTTCTTCAAACCTGATTTACAGCTTCTACATCTTCGAGCTGCATTTCATGACTCGATGGGCAACAATTCTGAGACCCTTCGAGACTGTGAAGCTGCGCTTTGTCTTGATCCCAGTCACATTGATACACTTGAACTTTATAGTAAAGCACGAGAACAGACTGATGAACAACGGAAGTGA